The proteins below come from a single Streptococcus porcinus genomic window:
- a CDS encoding LysR family transcriptional regulator → MNLQHLRYFITLASVEHYTKAAEQLHITQPTLSHAITIIENELGLRLFEKQGRNIVLTSNGRRFAKDIQKALKIIDQSVSHLQAISQDKLDINIALLRILSHRIVPNLTRQFLTQYPQSPANFIFYNDSGMTTDLLKGLTDGKYDLAFCSKIESNPQITFIPIAIQDMVIVVPKNHELTKLEEVTLEDTLPYSQIWFSKKSGVRPVIEELYKNYKNQINITFEIEEDETIAGLVAQNFGIAILPKLEFLKTLDVDIIEVEALKNSRYYYMAYLNSTTHAPAIQDFINYVSKHYHIEQMSQS, encoded by the coding sequence ATGAATTTACAACATCTAAGATACTTTATTACGCTTGCCAGTGTAGAGCATTATACTAAAGCTGCTGAACAATTACATATTACACAGCCAACCTTAAGTCATGCTATTACAATAATTGAAAATGAGCTGGGCCTACGGCTTTTTGAAAAGCAAGGACGTAATATTGTACTTACATCTAATGGTAGAAGATTCGCGAAAGATATTCAAAAAGCGTTAAAAATTATTGATCAAAGTGTCTCACATCTCCAAGCAATCAGCCAAGACAAACTTGATATTAATATTGCCTTACTGCGTATTTTAAGTCACCGTATTGTCCCAAATCTAACGCGACAGTTTCTTACCCAATATCCCCAATCCCCAGCTAATTTTATTTTTTACAATGATAGCGGAATGACTACTGATTTACTTAAAGGGCTAACAGATGGTAAATATGATTTAGCCTTTTGTTCTAAAATTGAGAGCAATCCCCAAATTACTTTTATTCCTATTGCTATTCAAGATATGGTTATTGTCGTTCCTAAAAACCATGAGCTAACAAAGTTAGAAGAGGTAACTCTAGAAGATACACTCCCCTATTCACAAATTTGGTTTTCAAAGAAAAGTGGTGTTCGACCAGTAATTGAAGAACTGTACAAAAATTATAAAAACCAGATTAATATTACCTTTGAAATTGAAGAGGATGAAACCATTGCAGGTCTAGTCGCTCAAAATTTCGGTATTGCTATTCTGCCAAAATTAGAATTTTTAAAGACATTAGATGTCGATATTATTGAAGTAGAGGCCCTAAAAAACTCCCGTTATTATTACATGGCTTACCTCAATAGTACAACGCATGCTCCAGCCATACAAGACTTTATCAACTATGTTTCTAAACATTATCATATCGAACAAATGAGCCAATCTTAA
- a CDS encoding sugar phosphate isomerase/epimerase family protein produces MSQESPITISSWTLGDTCRFEDRVKAAKNAGYQGIGLRSETYVDALNEGLTDHDMLTILDKYDIKVTEVEYIVQWAEENRSYEQKYKEQICFHMCRLFNVAHINCGLMENYSIDYTAQKLKELCERAGDLIIGVEPMPYSGLPDFDKAYAVVEASGCDNAMLILDTWHWVRADQPYRQLTAKQAAKVVSIQINDAYERPYASAILRDESMHDRLAPGTGVKDTVGFVNMIKEAGIRPRVIGVEVISDAILAQGLDYASRYTYENTVKVLEEAWPEQLC; encoded by the coding sequence ATGTCACAAGAATCACCAATTACTATTAGCTCCTGGACCTTAGGAGATACTTGTCGCTTTGAAGATCGGGTTAAGGCAGCCAAAAATGCAGGATATCAAGGCATTGGACTTCGCTCAGAAACCTATGTTGATGCTTTGAATGAAGGTTTAACAGATCATGATATGTTAACTATTTTAGATAAATATGATATTAAAGTAACTGAAGTTGAATATATTGTTCAGTGGGCAGAAGAAAACCGTTCCTATGAGCAAAAATATAAAGAACAGATATGTTTCCACATGTGTCGACTTTTCAATGTTGCTCATATCAACTGTGGTCTGATGGAAAATTATTCTATTGACTACACAGCTCAAAAATTAAAAGAACTTTGCGAGCGCGCTGGTGACCTAATTATAGGTGTTGAACCAATGCCATATAGTGGACTTCCTGATTTTGATAAGGCGTATGCTGTTGTTGAAGCCTCTGGCTGTGATAATGCCATGTTGATTCTTGATACTTGGCACTGGGTTCGGGCAGATCAACCTTATCGTCAGCTTACAGCTAAGCAAGCGGCAAAAGTTGTTTCTATTCAAATCAATGATGCCTATGAACGACCATATGCGTCAGCAATTCTCCGAGATGAGTCAATGCATGATCGTTTAGCTCCGGGAACGGGAGTTAAGGATACTGTTGGTTTTGTTAATATGATTAAGGAAGCAGGTATCAGGCCTAGAGTTATTGGTGTTGAAGTGATTTCAGATGCTATTTTGGCTCAAGGTTTAGATTATGCTTCTCGATATACATATGAAAATACGGTTAAAGTTCTTGAAGAAGCTTGGCCAGAGCAACTATGTTAA
- a CDS encoding SDR family NAD(P)-dependent oxidoreductase, with protein MAEEWLGLNGKIAVVTGAVGGMGKTIVQEFAKQGVNIVLLDIKENDLNVYAEEIRTTYGVDTLAIVTDSTSEEAVENAVRKTVEKFGCVDILVNTAAMLRACPLEDLPLEEWRQTVDINLTGYFLVSQRFGRQMIKQGKGNMVHVSTIASVFPETYSAAYSSTKAGVNMMSRQMAAEWGQFGVRSNCIQPCFVKTPLSEAFYADPDVEKGRKALTANKRIGNTMDIANAVLYLASDRSDYTNGHELRVEGGFGIMMGDQTPKPGGRRHYAEKEHKAYLERVKGNS; from the coding sequence ATGGCGGAAGAATGGTTAGGGCTAAATGGAAAGATAGCAGTCGTTACAGGAGCAGTTGGAGGTATGGGGAAAACAATTGTTCAAGAATTTGCTAAACAAGGTGTAAATATTGTCCTCCTCGATATTAAAGAGAATGACTTAAATGTTTATGCTGAAGAAATAAGGACGACTTATGGTGTTGATACTTTAGCCATTGTGACTGATTCTACATCAGAAGAAGCAGTTGAAAATGCAGTGAGGAAGACAGTTGAAAAATTCGGTTGTGTTGATATTTTAGTTAATACAGCCGCTATGCTACGAGCATGTCCACTTGAAGACTTACCTTTGGAAGAATGGCGGCAAACGGTAGATATTAACTTAACAGGTTACTTCCTAGTATCGCAACGATTTGGTCGTCAAATGATTAAACAGGGAAAAGGGAATATGGTTCATGTATCAACGATTGCTTCTGTGTTTCCTGAGACCTACTCTGCAGCTTATAGTTCAACAAAAGCGGGTGTAAATATGATGTCTCGTCAGATGGCAGCAGAGTGGGGTCAATTTGGGGTGCGCAGTAACTGTATTCAGCCATGTTTTGTTAAAACGCCGTTATCTGAAGCTTTCTATGCTGATCCAGATGTAGAAAAAGGTCGTAAGGCTTTAACTGCAAACAAACGGATTGGCAATACTATGGATATTGCTAATGCAGTACTTTATCTTGCAAGTGATCGTTCTGACTATACAAATGGACATGAATTACGTGTTGAAGGTGGTTTTGGTATTATGATGGGTGATCAAACTCCAAAGCCAGGAGGTCGCCGTCATTATGCAGAAAAAGAACATAAAGCTTATCTTGAAAGAGTCAAGGGAAATAGCTAA
- a CDS encoding MFS transporter — translation MFKNNKYNFTAILLWMTYFCHGIQAIIISQNANFFANKWEVEAAAVFAVIAWTGLGKISFLTFSGPLSDKIGRKPLIALGLFGYVIMFGSFLVATNLWMANILAFIGGAMTSLYDGAINPALFEMYPENKSTASIFSKAFISVSSMLYPLFVAYLVSHKMAVEIGIIVPFVLSILVLIGVLISRFPDNDIRKEQNVSASEAIKILEARQSTDHVATSSKVSSNKKSANFAIDGVVLSTFAFTIYSTFYLFQQASKLYAQNVIHMSETSAAAVTSYYQLGGLIATIVFAFLMARGIRDIALLVISPIFAGLAGLLVYFIPTAATLTFAGIIIGFFAAGGLLQMGNAVLNQFFDKNKGRNTSIYYFVMALGSYIVPMLASKLIAANRADLIMLFVSLCGFASAALMMFAGKRYGHIFGVSVFSNATKTERN, via the coding sequence ATGTTTAAAAACAATAAATACAATTTTACTGCGATTTTGCTCTGGATGACCTATTTCTGTCATGGCATTCAAGCTATTATCATTTCACAAAATGCTAACTTCTTTGCAAATAAATGGGAAGTAGAAGCAGCAGCAGTTTTCGCAGTTATTGCTTGGACTGGTTTAGGAAAAATCTCTTTCTTAACTTTTTCTGGACCACTTTCGGATAAAATTGGTCGTAAACCATTGATTGCCTTAGGTTTATTTGGTTATGTTATTATGTTTGGTTCATTTTTAGTAGCAACAAACCTTTGGATGGCTAATATTCTCGCTTTTATTGGTGGAGCAATGACCTCACTTTACGATGGTGCTATTAATCCGGCTTTATTTGAAATGTATCCTGAAAATAAGTCAACAGCATCAATTTTTAGTAAGGCCTTCATTTCTGTTTCTTCAATGCTTTACCCATTATTTGTAGCTTACTTAGTAAGCCATAAAATGGCAGTTGAGATTGGTATTATTGTTCCCTTTGTTCTTAGTATCCTAGTTTTAATCGGTGTTCTTATTTCGAGGTTCCCTGATAATGATATCCGTAAAGAGCAAAATGTTTCTGCCAGCGAAGCAATCAAAATATTAGAAGCTAGACAAAGTACTGATCACGTTGCTACAAGTTCTAAAGTATCTTCAAATAAAAAGAGTGCAAATTTTGCTATAGATGGTGTTGTTCTCTCGACTTTTGCTTTTACTATTTACTCAACTTTTTACTTGTTTCAACAAGCCTCTAAATTGTATGCTCAGAATGTTATCCACATGTCAGAAACAAGCGCAGCAGCTGTGACTTCTTATTATCAACTTGGTGGTTTGATTGCGACGATTGTCTTTGCTTTTTTGATGGCTCGCGGCATTCGTGATATTGCTTTACTGGTTATTAGCCCAATTTTTGCAGGGTTAGCAGGTCTTCTGGTTTACTTTATTCCAACTGCTGCTACACTAACTTTTGCTGGCATCATTATTGGCTTCTTTGCAGCTGGTGGACTCTTACAAATGGGGAATGCAGTTTTAAACCAATTCTTTGATAAAAACAAAGGTCGTAATACAAGTATCTATTATTTTGTAATGGCTCTAGGTTCTTATATTGTTCCAATGCTAGCTTCCAAATTAATTGCGGCAAATCGTGCAGATTTGATTATGTTATTTGTATCACTTTGTGGATTTGCCTCAGCGGCCCTAATGATGTTTGCTGGAAAACGTTATGGCCATATTTTTGGAGTATCAGTCTTTTCTAACGCAACAAAGACTGAAAGGAACTAG
- a CDS encoding MFS transporter, which produces MKNKYVPTIGALYINYIFQGIAAIIISQNMAILEGRWQASISQITLVISAIGFGRILSVNIAGLISDALGRRKAVLLGALAYIIFYLGLVFTSNYMIAFIFAIFAGIGNSFLDTATYPVVVEAFEEHNSNSALSVLNKAFISIGQFLLPIITSFLLRHHFYFGWTFIASSLFLVVNAFFIFKLPFPKYQKNKATEAVVDAEFSTEIKPLWNQSNFAIEGLCLLIFSLVSVSLFNIFIIWVPSFAESAIGIARTTSLMFVSLYSIFSFVSVFITSAIVKRGVNVLSFMIFCTSMSALAIIGMLVMPNIYSLVFATFCIGFFAAGGIWQLGLATLLDFFPQRRGLVTSYYSLATSVSVMGSPYITGILAEKRVALVFYLVAALAVLGSIVLSIVAYRYKKVFLSETNIISIH; this is translated from the coding sequence ATGAAAAATAAGTATGTACCGACTATTGGTGCACTTTATATTAACTATATTTTTCAAGGAATCGCTGCAATTATTATTTCACAGAATATGGCTATACTGGAAGGAAGATGGCAGGCTTCCATTAGTCAGATTACTTTAGTAATCAGTGCCATTGGTTTTGGTCGTATTCTAAGTGTTAATATTGCTGGTTTGATTTCAGATGCTCTCGGTCGGCGAAAAGCAGTACTCCTAGGAGCTTTAGCCTATATTATTTTTTATCTAGGTTTAGTTTTTACTAGTAATTATATGATTGCATTTATATTTGCCATCTTTGCTGGTATTGGTAATTCTTTTTTAGACACAGCTACTTATCCTGTCGTTGTGGAAGCTTTTGAGGAGCATAATAGTAATAGTGCCCTAAGTGTACTGAATAAGGCTTTTATTTCTATCGGCCAATTTTTACTGCCCATTATCACTAGCTTTTTATTACGTCATCATTTTTATTTTGGATGGACCTTCATTGCTTCTAGTTTGTTTTTAGTAGTCAACGCTTTCTTTATTTTTAAATTACCATTTCCTAAATATCAAAAAAATAAGGCGACTGAAGCTGTTGTGGACGCTGAATTTTCAACTGAAATTAAACCTTTATGGAATCAGTCTAACTTTGCGATTGAAGGGCTTTGTCTATTAATCTTTTCACTAGTTTCTGTTTCCCTATTCAACATTTTTATTATTTGGGTTCCTAGTTTTGCAGAAAGTGCTATCGGAATAGCAAGAACCACAAGTCTCATGTTTGTCAGTCTATATAGTATTTTTTCCTTTGTTTCAGTTTTTATTACATCTGCCATTGTTAAGCGTGGCGTAAATGTGTTATCATTTATGATTTTTTGTACTAGTATGTCAGCACTCGCGATTATTGGCATGTTGGTAATGCCAAACATTTATAGCTTAGTATTTGCAACATTTTGTATTGGCTTCTTCGCAGCTGGTGGCATATGGCAATTAGGATTAGCAACGTTGCTCGATTTTTTCCCGCAAAGAAGGGGACTTGTAACTAGTTACTATTCCCTAGCTACATCGGTATCTGTAATGGGCTCTCCTTATATAACAGGTATTCTTGCAGAGAAGAGAGTTGCCTTAGTATTTTATTTAGTAGCAGCATTAGCAGTGTTAGGAAGTATTGTATTATCAATTGTTGCTTACCGTTATAAAAAAGTTTTCTTATCAGAAACAAACATTATTAGTATTCATTAA
- a CDS encoding shikimate dehydrogenase, translating into MSERLSGHTLLISLIATPIRHSLSPKMHNEAFAKLGLDYAYLAFEVGNEELADAVQGIRALGIRGSNVSMPNKQAIIPYLDEISPAAELVGAVNTVVNKDGKGHLVGHITDGTGAVRALAEEGVNIKGQIITLAGAGGAGTAIAVQLGLDGAKEVRIFNPKDAAYTNAEKTVEKLNSKTHTKATVTDLADDEAFKKSIAESSIYIDATGVGMKPLENLSLINDPEVIRPDLVVFDVVYSPAETKLLKFAKEHGAKKAINGLGMMLYQGAEAFKLFTGEEMPVEYIKDLLFNEEK; encoded by the coding sequence ATGTCAGAACGTTTATCAGGTCATACATTACTTATTTCCTTAATTGCAACACCCATACGCCATAGTCTGTCACCTAAAATGCATAATGAGGCTTTTGCTAAATTGGGGTTGGATTATGCTTACCTTGCTTTTGAAGTAGGTAATGAGGAACTAGCAGATGCGGTCCAAGGAATCCGTGCTTTGGGAATTCGTGGTTCAAATGTGTCCATGCCAAATAAACAAGCAATTATTCCTTATCTTGATGAGATTTCACCTGCTGCAGAACTTGTAGGAGCAGTAAATACGGTAGTCAACAAAGATGGTAAAGGTCACTTGGTAGGGCATATTACAGATGGAACAGGGGCAGTTCGTGCTTTAGCAGAAGAGGGTGTTAATATTAAAGGTCAAATTATTACTTTAGCAGGAGCGGGTGGCGCAGGTACTGCAATTGCTGTCCAACTTGGCCTAGATGGTGCTAAAGAGGTCCGTATCTTTAATCCTAAAGATGCTGCCTATACTAATGCGGAAAAGACTGTGGAAAAACTTAATAGTAAAACACATACTAAAGCTACAGTGACTGATTTAGCAGATGATGAAGCTTTCAAAAAGTCAATTGCTGAATCTTCTATCTACATTGATGCAACCGGTGTTGGTATGAAACCGCTTGAGAATCTTAGTTTAATAAATGATCCAGAAGTTATTCGTCCAGATTTAGTTGTTTTTGATGTGGTTTATAGCCCAGCTGAAACAAAATTATTGAAGTTTGCAAAAGAACATGGCGCTAAAAAGGCTATTAATGGTTTAGGCATGATGCTTTATCAAGGAGCCGAAGCCTTTAAATTATTCACAGGTGAAGAAATGCCAGTAGAATACATTAAGGATCTTCTTTTTAATGAAGAAAAATAA